In the genome of Physeter macrocephalus isolate SW-GA chromosome 20, ASM283717v5, whole genome shotgun sequence, one region contains:
- the ADRA2A gene encoding alpha-2A adrenergic receptor: protein MFRQEQALAEGSFAPMGSLQPDASNASWNGTEAPGGGARATPYSLQVTLTLVCLAGLLMLFTVFGNVLVIIAVFTSRALKAPQNLFLVSLASADILVATLVIPFSLANEVMGYWYFGKAWCEIYLALDVLFCTSSIVHLCAISLDRYWSITQAIEYNLKRTPRRIKAIIVTVWVISAVISFPPLISIEKKGGSGGQQPAEPRCEINDQKWYVISSCIGSFFAPCLIMILVYVRIYQIAKRRTRVPPSRRGPDAAATLPGGAKRRPNGLGPERGVGPVGAEAESLPTQLNGAPGEPTPAGPRDADALDLEESSSSEHAERPPGTRRSERGPRAKGKARASQVKPGDSLPRRGPGATGPGAPAAGHGEERGGGAKASRWRGRQNREKRFTFVLAVVIGVFVACWFPFFFTYTLTAVGCSVPRTLFKFFFWFGYCNSSLNPVIYTIFNHDFRRAFKKILCRGDRKRIV, encoded by the coding sequence ATGTTCCGCCAGGAGCAGGCGCTGGCCGAAGGCAGCTTCGCGCCCATGGGCTCCCTGCAGCCGGACGCGAGCAACGCTAGCTGGAACGGGACCGAGGCCCCGGGGGGTGGCGCCCGAGCCACCCCCTACTCCCTGCAGGTGACGCTGACGCTGGTGTGCCTGGCCGGCCTGCTCATGCTGTTCACGGTGTTCGGTAACGTGCTTGTCATCATTGCCGTGTTCACAAGCCGCGCGCTCAAGGCGCCCCAGAACCTCTTCCTGGTGTCTCTGGCCTCGGCCGACATCCTGGTGGCCACGCTTGTCATCCCTTTCTCGCTGGCCAACGAGGTCATGGGCTACTGGTACTTCGGCAAGGCGTGGTGTGAGATCTACCTGGCGCTCGACGTGCTCTTCTGCACGTCGTCCATCGTGCACCTGTGCGCCATCAGCCTGGATCGTTACTGGTCCATCACCCAGGCCATAGAGTACAACCTGAAGCGCACGCCACGCCGCATCAAGGCCATCATCGTCACCGTGTGGGTCATCTCGGCCGTCATCTCCTTCCCGCCGCTCATCTCCATCGAGAAGAAGGGAGGCAGTGGTGGCCAGCAGCCGGCCGAACCGCGCTGCGAGATCAACGACCAGAAGTGGTACGTCATCTCGTCGTGCATCGGCTCCTTCTTCGCGCCCTGCCTCATCATGATCCTGGTCTACGTGCGCATTTACCAGATCGCCAAGCGCCGCACCCGCGTGCCGCCCAGTCGCAGGGGTCCTGATGCCGCCGCCACGCTGCCGGGGGGCGCCAAGCGCAGACCCAACGGCTTGGGCCCGGAGCGCGGCGTGGGCCCCGTGGGCGCCGAGGCGGAGTCGCTGCCGACCCAGCTCAACGGTGCCCCGGGGGAGCCCACGCCGGCAGGGCCGCGGGACGCCGACGCGCTGGACCTCGAGGAGAGCTCCTCGTCCGAGCACGCCGAGCGGCCCCCGGGGACCCGCAGGTCCGAGCGCGGCCCCCGGGCCAAGGGTAAGGCCCGGGCGAGCCAGGTGAAGCCCGGGGACAGCCTGCCGCGGCGCGGGCCAGGGGCGACGGGGCCGGGGGCACCCGCGGCCGGGCACGGGGAGGAGCGCGGCGGAGGCGCCAAGGCGTCGCGCTGGCGCGGGCGGCAGAACCGCGAGAAGCGCTTCACCTTCGTGCTGGCGGTGGTCATCGGCGTGTTCGTGGCGTGCTGGTTCCCCTTCTTCTTCACCTACACGCTCACGGCCGTCGGCTGCTCGGTGCCGCGCACGCTCTTCAAGTTCTTTTTCTGGTTCGGCTACTGCAACAGCTCGCTGAACCCGGTCATCTACACCATCTTCAATCACGACTTCCGCCGCGCCTTCAAGAAGATCCTTTGCCGGGGGGACAGGAAGCGGATTGTGTGA